A window of the Bacillales bacterium genome harbors these coding sequences:
- the mobB gene encoding molybdopterin-guanine dinucleotide biosynthesis protein B — translation MTKPLVVQVVGYKNSGKTTLVAKLVSRLKQSGFRVGTLKHCSDDFEMDQEGTDTWKHRQAGAEAAAIVSKEKTAFLENREVPVEQLLGRMSNLDVVVLEGFKQRAYPKVVIARSLTDWEELRKLDNIAAVASTVGLQADNVPVFSLDDIENIYKTVLNQLQQSE, via the coding sequence ATGACGAAACCATTGGTCGTGCAAGTGGTCGGCTATAAAAACAGCGGGAAAACAACGCTCGTCGCAAAACTCGTTTCACGGCTGAAACAATCCGGGTTTCGGGTCGGCACGCTGAAGCATTGCTCGGACGATTTTGAAATGGACCAGGAAGGCACGGATACTTGGAAGCATCGACAGGCTGGCGCGGAAGCGGCAGCGATCGTATCAAAAGAAAAAACCGCCTTTCTTGAAAATCGTGAAGTCCCCGTCGAACAACTGCTTGGACGCATGAGCAATCTTGACGTTGTCGTGCTTGAAGGTTTTAAACAACGGGCGTATCCGAAAGTCGTCATCGCCCGGTCCCTCACGGATTGGGAAGAGCTTCGAAAGCTGGACAACATCGCCGCCGTTGCGAGTACCGTCGGTTTGCAGGCGGATAACGTGCCGGTTTTTTCATTAGATGACATCGAAAACATTTACAAAACGGTGCTCAATCAATTGCAGCAATCCGAATGA
- a CDS encoding molybdenum cofactor guanylyltransferase: MVTGVILAGGENRRMGGNMKSFLRFGGETIVERQLRIMKDVCDEVIIVTNRQERFSDFGVQVVSDNFPGKGPLAGIEAAFTSAAHEILWIAGCDMPYVSRDAAQILLDSCEKGHHDAAIPVIDGVIHPLFGVYHRRKAAVLKDLLQRDTLKVRAFLDEIDTHYVDGKVFCLHEVDPRFVTNVNTPDEYAVLSGEGERS, translated from the coding sequence ATGGTTACCGGCGTCATTCTTGCCGGCGGTGAAAACCGGCGGATGGGCGGAAACATGAAAAGCTTCCTGCGCTTCGGCGGAGAGACGATTGTTGAACGGCAACTGCGAATCATGAAAGACGTTTGTGATGAAGTGATCATCGTTACGAATCGCCAGGAGCGTTTTTCCGATTTCGGCGTCCAGGTGGTCTCGGACAACTTCCCGGGGAAAGGCCCGCTTGCCGGCATCGAAGCCGCTTTCACCAGTGCTGCGCATGAAATTTTATGGATCGCAGGTTGTGACATGCCGTATGTGTCGCGGGATGCTGCGCAAATTTTACTGGATTCTTGTGAAAAAGGGCATCATGATGCGGCGATTCCGGTTATTGACGGGGTGATTCATCCGCTTTTTGGCGTCTATCATCGGAGGAAGGCAGCTGTGTTGAAAGATTTATTGCAGCGAGACACCTTGAAAGTCCGGGCATTTTTGGATGAAATCGATACGCATTATGTGGATGGAAAAGTTTTCTGCCTCCATGAAGTCGATCCTCGCTTTGTGACAAATGTGAACACGCCGGATGAATACGCAGTGTTAAGCGGGGAGGGCGAACGATCATGA